In Streptomyces sp. NBC_00704, a genomic segment contains:
- a CDS encoding antitoxin codes for MAKTQLNVRVDEGTAQAARERATARGMSVNRYIEELVRQDAGEIGHTFVEAAGDFMKQYEALFAEEFGAEREGRRGAASETGTREGRR; via the coding sequence ATGGCGAAGACCCAGCTGAACGTACGCGTGGACGAGGGCACGGCCCAGGCCGCCCGCGAGCGCGCCACGGCCCGCGGCATGAGCGTCAACCGCTACATAGAAGAGCTGGTCAGACAGGATGCCGGGGAGATCGGCCACACGTTCGTGGAGGCCGCCGGTGACTTCATGAAGCAGTACGAGGCGCTCTTCGCCGAGGAGTTCGGCGCGGAACGCGAGGGCCGCCGGGGCGCGGCGAGCGAGACCGGCACGCGCGAAGGTCGCCGCTGA
- a CDS encoding fic family toxin-antitoxin system, toxin component, whose amino-acid sequence MSDLRIDLAWLLMLAEQNTPGDPQVTDWGALVAAVARHRAEIFDVPVYDDPQARAAALLQLLIHVPALERSNALFACAVAYAYLVASGLKIATSPEQVRDLARLVKNGDASVSDIAGELRRWSL is encoded by the coding sequence TTGAGCGACCTCCGGATCGACCTCGCCTGGCTCCTCATGCTCGCCGAACAGAACACTCCGGGGGACCCCCAGGTCACCGACTGGGGCGCGCTGGTCGCGGCCGTGGCGCGCCACCGGGCCGAGATATTCGACGTCCCCGTCTACGACGACCCGCAGGCACGCGCCGCCGCGCTGCTGCAACTCCTCATCCACGTCCCGGCGCTGGAACGCTCCAACGCCCTGTTCGCGTGCGCCGTCGCCTACGCCTACCTGGTGGCCAGCGGGCTGAAGATCGCCACCTCGCCCGAACAGGTCCGCGATCTCGCCCGGCTGGTCAAGAACGGGGACGCGTCGGTGTCGGACATCGCGGGCGAGCTGCGCCGCTGGAGCCTGTGA
- the bioD gene encoding dethiobiotin synthase: MPILVITGTGTEVGKTVTTAAVAACALAAGRSVAVLKAAQTGVRPDERGDADEVARLVGPLTTAELARYPEPLAPGTAARRAGLAPVRPQDVAEAAQKLAAEHDLVLVEGAGGLLVRFDEAGGTLADAAQSLRAPVLVVAPAGLGTLNTTELTARELRGRGLELLGVVIGSWPDAPDLASRCNVTDLPEVAGAPLLGALPAGCGALPPAAFRVAARGWLAPRLDGTWEADAFRERTGSGT; encoded by the coding sequence ATGCCGATCCTGGTGATCACGGGGACGGGCACGGAGGTCGGCAAGACCGTCACCACCGCCGCGGTGGCCGCCTGCGCGCTGGCGGCGGGCCGGTCGGTGGCCGTGCTGAAGGCCGCCCAGACCGGCGTGCGGCCGGACGAGCGCGGGGACGCCGACGAGGTCGCGCGGCTCGTGGGACCGCTCACCACGGCCGAACTCGCCCGCTACCCCGAGCCGTTGGCTCCGGGCACGGCGGCGCGCCGGGCGGGGCTGGCTCCGGTGCGGCCGCAGGACGTGGCCGAGGCGGCGCAGAAGCTGGCCGCGGAGCACGACCTGGTGCTCGTCGAGGGGGCGGGCGGGCTGCTCGTGCGGTTCGACGAGGCGGGCGGCACGCTGGCCGACGCGGCGCAGTCGCTGCGGGCGCCGGTACTGGTCGTGGCCCCGGCCGGACTGGGCACCCTGAACACGACGGAACTCACGGCCCGTGAACTGCGCGGCCGGGGGCTGGAGTTGCTGGGCGTCGTCATCGGCAGCTGGCCCGACGCCCCGGACCTGGCGTCGCGCTGCAACGTCACCGACCTGCCCGAGGTGGCCGGGGCCCCGCTGCTGGGGGCGCTGCCCGCGGGCTGCGGCGCGCTGCCCCCGGCCGCCTTCCGCGTCGCGGCCCGCGGCTGGCTGGCGCCGCGGCTGGACGGCACATGGGAGGCGGACGCCTTCCGCGAACGGACCGGCTCGGGAACCTAG
- a CDS encoding helix-turn-helix transcriptional regulator, with translation MNPPPLGGTSPPALAGPGPRPVAALPDGVRVRVLRLVHGDPRAAVEAAGRLTERQAAGLDPLPTEPVDLAPGRLSAHRREVRALPEDTRLVLLLAAADQYPVATHAFQRAVAAVRLDIRSLEAAEAAGLAYATAGGVGFRDAWTRIAVYETAAPADRRDAHRLLARVLHGPAEAPRRAWHRGAGALGPSARLAAELTAAAAGARSAGDPALARALAERAAALGADARARPALLARAAADAWLAGEADRARALAARTDADADAVTGVLALRTGQAGEAFDALLAGAVRAAGARTAPSGSAASAAHLLARAAEAAVHTGDLRRCREAVLAAWQWGIDPPGVLGGLAAAVDGRYEDARDLLEATAGRCGPGGDPTDLLHAGIAALMLGDHTRAATAAVRAAAAARARGVTVLVPQAMEYRAYADFWTGRPHAAEAAALDALRQAYATGQDNGACHLQAALAMFAALTGDGELCRERAAAARSHALAHGLGLPAALAQWALAFLDLVTGRYDTAAARLRALAAAGPGHGHRAVRHLATPHYVEAAVRTGDTRVARAAHADYDRWARAVDSPDDLALSARCRALLTPGADALPHYAAALDLHADGDRAFERARTELLFGSALRRLRRRTEARDRLHSALQAFESFGAPHCAEGARAELRALGAPPGRAPADARPTNRLTAQQLLIARMAADGATNREIAARLALSPRTVDHHLRGVFTRLDIRSRIALVRLLADTEGP, from the coding sequence GTGAACCCCCCACCCCTCGGCGGCACTTCGCCACCGGCGCTCGCCGGCCCCGGCCCGCGCCCGGTCGCCGCGCTGCCCGACGGCGTCCGGGTCCGCGTGCTGCGCCTCGTCCACGGCGACCCGCGGGCCGCCGTCGAAGCCGCGGGCCGGCTCACCGAACGGCAGGCCGCCGGCCTCGACCCGCTGCCGACCGAACCCGTCGACCTCGCCCCCGGGCGGCTGTCCGCCCACCGCCGGGAGGTGCGCGCACTGCCCGAGGACACGCGCCTGGTGCTGCTGCTGGCCGCGGCCGACCAGTACCCGGTGGCCACCCACGCCTTCCAGCGGGCCGTCGCCGCCGTGCGCCTCGACATCCGCTCGCTGGAGGCCGCGGAGGCGGCGGGCCTCGCGTACGCGACGGCGGGCGGAGTCGGCTTTCGGGACGCCTGGACCCGCATCGCCGTCTACGAGACGGCCGCGCCGGCCGACCGGCGCGACGCCCACCGCCTGCTCGCCCGCGTGCTGCACGGCCCGGCCGAGGCGCCACGGCGCGCCTGGCACCGGGGCGCGGGAGCGCTCGGCCCGAGCGCCCGGCTGGCCGCGGAACTGACGGCGGCCGCCGCCGGGGCCCGGTCCGCGGGCGACCCGGCCCTCGCCCGCGCCCTCGCCGAACGCGCCGCCGCGCTCGGCGCCGACGCGCGCGCCCGCCCCGCGCTGTTGGCCCGCGCCGCCGCCGACGCCTGGCTCGCCGGCGAGGCCGACCGCGCCCGCGCCCTGGCCGCCCGCACCGACGCCGATGCCGACGCCGTCACCGGAGTCCTCGCGCTGCGCACGGGTCAGGCGGGGGAGGCGTTCGACGCCCTGCTGGCCGGGGCGGTACGGGCCGCCGGCGCCCGCACCGCCCCGTCCGGGTCGGCCGCCTCCGCCGCCCACCTCCTCGCGCGGGCCGCCGAAGCGGCCGTCCACACCGGCGATCTGCGCCGCTGCCGGGAAGCGGTGCTGGCGGCCTGGCAGTGGGGGATCGATCCGCCCGGCGTGCTGGGCGGGCTCGCCGCGGCCGTCGACGGGCGCTACGAGGACGCCCGCGACCTGCTGGAGGCCACCGCCGGACGGTGCGGGCCGGGCGGCGACCCCACGGACCTGCTCCACGCGGGCATCGCCGCCCTCATGCTCGGCGACCACACCAGGGCCGCCACCGCCGCCGTGCGGGCCGCGGCCGCCGCCCGCGCCCGGGGCGTCACCGTCCTCGTGCCCCAGGCCATGGAGTACCGCGCCTACGCCGACTTCTGGACCGGCCGCCCGCACGCCGCCGAGGCCGCCGCCCTGGACGCCCTGCGCCAGGCGTACGCCACCGGACAGGACAACGGCGCCTGCCATCTGCAGGCCGCCCTCGCGATGTTCGCCGCCCTCACCGGCGACGGGGAGCTGTGCCGGGAGCGGGCCGCGGCCGCCCGCTCCCACGCCCTCGCCCACGGCCTGGGCCTGCCCGCGGCGCTGGCGCAGTGGGCGCTCGCCTTCCTCGACCTCGTCACCGGCCGCTACGACACCGCCGCGGCCCGGCTGCGCGCCCTCGCCGCCGCCGGGCCCGGCCACGGCCACCGGGCCGTCCGTCACCTCGCCACCCCGCACTACGTGGAGGCGGCCGTCCGCACCGGCGACACCCGCGTCGCGCGCGCCGCGCACGCCGACTACGACCGCTGGGCCCGCGCCGTGGACAGCCCCGACGACCTGGCCCTCAGCGCCAGGTGCCGGGCCCTGCTCACCCCCGGAGCCGACGCCCTCCCGCACTACGCCGCGGCCCTCGACCTGCACGCCGACGGCGACCGCGCCTTCGAACGCGCCCGCACGGAACTGCTGTTCGGCAGCGCGCTGCGCAGGCTGCGCCGCCGCACGGAGGCACGCGACCGGCTGCACAGCGCCCTTCAGGCGTTCGAGTCGTTCGGGGCCCCGCACTGCGCGGAGGGCGCCCGCGCCGAACTGCGCGCCCTCGGCGCGCCGCCCGGCCGGGCGCCGGCGGACGCCCGCCCGACGAACCGCCTCACCGCCCAGCAACTGCTCATCGCGCGGATGGCCGCCGACGGCGCGACGAACCGGGAGATCGCCGCCCGCCTGGCCCTCAGCCCGCGCACCGTCGACCATCACCTCCGGGGCGTCTTCACCCGCCTCGACATCCGCTCCCGGATCGCCCTGGTGCGCCTGCTGGCGGACACCGAGGGGCCCTGA
- a CDS encoding esterase/lipase family protein: MQRHKRRIAAVLTAAASSLLLSLSFTAPAAHAAAHDPIVFVHGLSSDGGSWDDWVADFEADGYSASELDAWTYSWTQSNATTAARLNTEIKNVLARTGASKVDVIVHSMGALSSRYYLKNLGGTAFVDDFVSVAGVNHGTSVASLCSWLYTSCAQMVPGSSFLTALNSGDETPGAVNYAAYWSNCDAAIDPDSSALLSGAVNVGVGCVSHDAMNNDHGVYEQVRDFVR, translated from the coding sequence ATGCAGCGCCACAAGCGTCGCATCGCCGCGGTCCTCACGGCCGCGGCCTCTTCGCTCCTTCTGTCACTGTCGTTCACCGCCCCCGCGGCCCACGCGGCGGCCCACGACCCGATCGTCTTCGTCCACGGTCTCAGCAGCGACGGCGGCAGCTGGGACGACTGGGTCGCCGACTTCGAGGCCGACGGCTACTCGGCCTCCGAACTGGACGCCTGGACCTACAGCTGGACCCAGTCCAACGCCACCACCGCCGCCCGGTTGAACACCGAGATCAAGAACGTGCTGGCGAGGACCGGCGCGAGCAAGGTCGACGTGATCGTGCACTCGATGGGGGCGCTGAGCTCCCGCTACTACCTCAAGAACCTCGGCGGGACGGCGTTCGTGGACGACTTCGTCTCCGTCGCGGGCGTCAACCACGGCACCTCGGTGGCGTCGCTGTGCAGCTGGCTGTACACCTCCTGCGCCCAGATGGTGCCCGGCAGCTCGTTCCTCACCGCGCTCAACTCCGGTGACGAGACGCCCGGCGCGGTGAACTACGCCGCGTACTGGTCGAACTGCGACGCGGCGATCGACCCGGACTCCTCGGCGCTGCTGAGCGGCGCCGTCAACGTCGGCGTGGGGTGCGTCTCCCACGACGCCATGAACAACGACCACGGCGTCTACGAGCAGGTGCGCGACTTCGTGCGGTGA
- a CDS encoding class I SAM-dependent methyltransferase translates to MRGDEVRHPLFARCYARLGAAAETRAGLAGVRERLLAGLSGRVVEIGAGSGLNFAHYPAGVAEVVAIEPERELRRWAREAALRAEVPVDVVPGAAEALPVKSEAFDAAVLSLVLCSVRDVERSLAELRRVLRPGGELRFFEHGPGGGPAMLLAQRALDRTVWPRLAGGCRLTRDTVGALRDAGFELGPYRRTTLPERGPRLPFSYCVTGAAWRPAEPGRA, encoded by the coding sequence GTGCGCGGCGACGAGGTCCGCCATCCGCTGTTCGCCCGCTGCTACGCCCGGCTGGGCGCGGCCGCGGAGACCCGTGCGGGCCTCGCCGGGGTGCGCGAGCGGCTGCTCGCCGGGCTGTCCGGCCGGGTCGTGGAGATCGGCGCGGGCAGTGGACTGAACTTCGCGCACTATCCGGCCGGCGTGGCCGAGGTCGTCGCCATCGAACCGGAACGCGAGCTCCGCCGATGGGCGCGGGAGGCGGCCCTGCGCGCCGAGGTGCCCGTGGACGTGGTGCCGGGGGCTGCGGAGGCCCTGCCGGTCAAGAGCGAGGCCTTCGACGCGGCGGTGCTCTCGCTGGTGCTGTGCAGCGTGCGGGACGTGGAACGCTCCCTGGCCGAGCTACGGCGGGTGCTGCGGCCCGGCGGCGAGCTGCGGTTCTTCGAGCACGGGCCCGGCGGCGGCCCGGCGATGCTCCTGGCTCAGCGGGCGCTGGACCGCACGGTGTGGCCGCGTCTGGCCGGCGGCTGCCGGCTCACCCGCGACACCGTCGGCGCGCTGCGGGACGCCGGGTTCGAGCTGGGCCCCTACCGGCGCACGACGCTGCCGGAACGCGGCCCGCGGCTGCCGTTCTCCTACTGCGTGACGGGCGCCGCCTGGCGGCCCGCGGAGCCCGGCCGGGCGTGA